In a genomic window of Hippoglossus stenolepis isolate QCI-W04-F060 chromosome 15, HSTE1.2, whole genome shotgun sequence:
- the synj1 gene encoding synaptojanin-1 isoform X9: protein MAFSKGYRIYHKLDPPPYSVLVETRTREECLMFESGAVAVLSAAEKEAIKSTYSKIVDAYGILGVLRLNLGDSMLHSLVVVTGCSSVGKVQDSEVFRVTQTDFISLKNDPGDEDRIAEVRKVLNSGHFYFAWSSTGVSLDLSLNARRRILEDTTDNRFFWNQSLHLHLKHYGVNCEDWLLRLMCGGVEIRTIYAGHKQAKACIFSRLSSERAGTRFNVRGTNDDGQVANFVETEQVIFLDDRVSSFIQIRGSIPLFWEQPGIQKKSIKGVLLHLNENRNLSGPDENPHLVGSHRVKLSRGFEANAPAFERHFTALRRLYGKQVIINLLGSKEGEHMLSKAFQSHLKASEHAGAVKMVNFDYHQNVKGGKADKLHSVLKPHVNKFVDECGFFYYSGESGITRTQGGTLRTNCLDCLDRTNSVQAYFALEMLPKQLEEMSLTEKPQLVARFQEVFRTMWSVNGDSVSKIYAGTGALDGKAKTGKLKDGARSVTRTIQNNFFDSSKQEAIDILRLGSTLNSDLADKARALLTTSSLYVTEPVLQSASPRVLLGMCQNYHKYTMPKQIRVCVGTWNVNGGKQFRSIAFRNQTLNDWLLDAPKKAGHPEFQDSKANPIDIFAIGFEEMVELNAGNIVSASTTNQKLWAAELQKNISRDHKYVLLASEQLVGVCLFVFIRPQHAPFIRDVAVDTVKTGMGGATGNKGGVAIRLLFHTTSICFVCSHFAAGQSQVKERNDDYSEITRRLSFPMGRLLYSHDYVFWCGDFNYRISLPNEEVKELIKQQSLEALTAGDQLLDQKNAGLVFRGFIEGKLDFAPTYKYDLFSEDYDTSEKCRTPAWTDRILWKRRKWNFDKTAEEMNIVGAASTSCENEEDPDNPWNPGTLKYYGRAELKTSDHRPVVAIMDVDILEVDPDARHQVYKDVIAMQGPPDGTILVSLCTSGPDDYFDDTLIDELLDKFAQFGEVILIRFVEEKMWVTFLEGYSALAALSLSASTVLGKVIDIRLKSSGWIKSLEEEMSVERICGSIPTSASSTLLAEDTDMGDDDYDMEGDVDEEVEEILPQHLQPGAGAAGSSPLPSPHSSPSPSPTHGEPSAPSRPSRAQQPSRPSQADLSPSSVRRGSSGPPVDFQPGAPTSLCLEPKRAPPPRPNAPPARPAPPQRPPPPSGGMSPLPVRKNSGARGAAGAPAPGGFPRPNIPPRAGVISIPPQSRPPHPSHPGAPRPIPEMHPGAPRPIPDTHPGAPRPVTGVLEKPTDLPLGPPLSGPLPAVRPQAPSEMPPQPPAPSVQSQLPRPIQPTLQAPLQPQQAAAPKGGFPPAAAAAAASPAGPPQGLASPKPPPRSRSSHVLPPDDAKPETAPAAQTNGLNGLQNEAQWKPDPFETLLSSSSSSSWHTTQSLTRGSSLRAPPSVPPSTFSSSTLPSSFSLQPSALSDLQALDSSSSSSLSTPSPLASTLLPPPPAPSRSRSQETLRASPCPFPTESLPARPSSTNPFTGPLTQLHRSLTPDFSVQRPGPASNPQRPMLALTQPLIPTRCPAMVPAAAPASQLQGTMSLFAPSSMLSPAPPAPFTPDPSPAPALPLAPPSSIPPTIAPRLQPPPPGGNPTKQWVTFDDDLGFSTATKTPHIPVVPSNSLLPQTQTPRSVFDSEPDWLSTAPSAFPTLPPPVSTRTATANPKLPEGPSDSCFFPGESTER, encoded by the exons ATGGCTTTCAGCAAGGGATATCGCATTTACCACAAGCTGGACCCGCCCCCTTACAGTGTCCTAGTGGAAACAAGGACCAGGGAAGAATGTCTCATGTTTGAATCGGGGGCCGTCGCTGTTCTGT CggcagcagagaaagaggcCATTAAAAGTACCTACAGCAAGATAGTGGACGCCTATGGAATCCTGGGCGTCCTCCGCCTAAACTTGG GGGACTCCATGCTCCACAGTCTGGTGGTGGTGACAGGATGTAGCTCTGTGGGGAAGGTGCAGGACTCTGAGGTTTTCAgggtcacacagacagactttaTATCACTGAAGAATGATCCAGGAGACGAGGACCGGATCGCTGAGGTGCGAAAGGTCCTGAACTCAGGACACTTCTACTTTGCTTGGTCTTCCACTGGAGTCAGTTTGGACCTGAGTCTCAATGCACGTCGCAGGATCCTAGAAGATACTACAGACAACCGCTTCTTTTG GAACCAGTCTCTTCACCTGCACCTGAAACATTACGGAGTAAACTGTGAGGACTGGCTGTTGAGGCTGATGTGCGGCGGTGTGGAGATCAGGACCATCTATGCAGGTCACAAACAGGCCAAGGCCTGCATCTTCTCCCGCCTCAGCTCAGAGCGAGCCGGCACGCGATTTAATGTCCGGGGAACAAACGACGATGGACAGGTCGCCAACTTTGTGGAGACTGAACAG GTTATTTTCCTGGATGACAGAGTGTCCTCCTTCATACAGATCCGTGGGTCCATTCCTCTTTTCTGGGAACAGCCAGGAATCCag AAAAAGTCCATTAAGGGTGTTTTGTTGCATCTGAATGAGAATCGGAACCTTAGTGGACCGGATGAAAACCCCCACCTG GTCGGCTCTCATCGTGTCAAACTCTCAAGGGGATTTGAGGCTAACGCACCAGCGTTCGAAAg acaCTTCACTGCACTGCGGAGGTTGTACGGTAAGCAGGTGATCATCAACCTGCTTGGGAGTAAGGAAGGAGAACACATGCTCAGTAAAGCGTTCCAG AGTCATCTAAAGGCGTCGGAACATGCGGGAGCAGTGAAGATGGTGAACTTTGACTACCACCAAAATGTGAAGGGAGGCAAAGCAGACAAACTTCACAGTGTCCTGAAACCCCACGTCAACAAGTTTGTAGACGAGTGCGGGTTCTTCTATTACTCTGGAGAGTCCGGCATCACAAG GACTCAGGGTGGGACCCTCAGGACCAACTGCCTGGACTGTCTGGACAGAACTAACAGTGTACAAGCCTATTTCGCCCTCGAG ATGCTGCCgaagcagctggaggaaatGAGTCTGACGGAGAAACCCCAGCTGGTGGCCCGGTTCCAGGAGGTGTTCAGGACCATGTGGTCGGTCAATGGAGATTCCGTCAGTAAGATCTATGCAGGCACCGGGGCTCTGGACGGGAAGGCCAAG acTGGGAAGCTGAAAGACGGAGCTCGCTCTGTGACGAGGACCATCCAGAACAACTTCTTCGACAGTTCTAAGCAAGAGGCGATCGACATCCTGAGACTGGGCTCCACACTCAACAGTGATTTGGCGGATAAAGCTCGGGCCTTGCTCACCACTTCCAGTCTTTATG TCACTGAGCCCGTCTTACAATCAG CCTCCCCAAGGGTATTGCTGGGAATGTGTCAGAACTACCATAAATACACAATGCCCAAGCAGATCCGGGTGTGTGTCGGCACCTGGAATGTGAACGGGGGTAAACAGTTTCGCAGCATTGCTTTCCGCAACCAGACGCTCAACGACTGGCTGCTTGATGCTCCAAAGAAGGCGGGGCATCCTGAGTTCCAGG ACAGCAAAGCCAACCCCATAGATATATTTGCCATCGGTTTTGAGGAAATGGTTGAACTGAATGCCGGCAACATCGTCAGTGCCAG CACCACGAACCAGAAGCTGTGGGCAGCTGAGCTCCAAAAAAACATCTCACGGGACCACAAATACGTTCTACTGGCTTCAGAGCAGCTGGTGggagtgtgtctgtttgttttcatccgCCCACAGCATGCGCCCTTCATCAG GGATGTGGCCGTGGACACTGTAAAAACTGGAATGGGCGGAGCCACAGGCAATAAAGGTGGTGTTGCCATCCGCCTCCTGTTCCACACCACCAGCATCTGCTTTGTCTGCTCCCACTTCGCTGCTGGCCAATCACAGGTCAAGGAGAGGAATGACGACTACAGTGAGATCACGCGCAGGCTCAGCTTTCCCatg GGTCGTCTGCTGTACTCGCACGATTATGTGTTCTGGTGCGGAGACTTTAACTATCGCATCAGCCTGCCCAACGAGGAAGTGAAAGAACTCATCAAACAGCAGAGCTTGGAAGCCTTGACAGCTGGAGACCAGTTGTTGGATCAGAAGAATGCTGGTTTG GTCTTCCGAGGTTTTATCGAGGGAAAGTTAGATTTTGCTCCCACCTATAAGTATGACCTCTTCTCGGAAGATTATGACACTAGCGAGAAGTGCCGCACACCAGCCTGGACTGACCGTATActctggaagaggaggaagtggaactTTGACAAAACGG CTGAGGAGATGAATATAGTTGGTGCAGCTTCTACATCTTGTGAGAATGAGGAGGATCCAGACAACCCTTGGAACCCCGGCACTCTGAAGTACTATGGCAGGGCTGAGCTTAAGACCTCAGACCACAG GCCTGTGGTGGCGATAATGGACGTGGACATCCTGGAGGTCGACCCAGATGCTCGGCACCAGGTTTACAAAGATGTCATTGCCATGCAGGGGCCTCCAGACGGAACCATCCTAGTGTCGCTCTGCACCTCCGGCCCTGACGACTACTTTGACGATACGCTCATAGACGAGCTGCTGGACAAGTTTGCTCAGTTTGGAGAGGTCATCCTCATCAG GTTTGTCGAGGAGAAGATGTGGGTGACTTTCCTGGAAGGTTACTCTGCTCTCGCTGCTCTTTCGCTCAGTGCTTCCACT GTCCTTGGCAAAGTGATTGACATCCGTCTGAAGAGTTCAGGCTGGATCAAgagtctggaggaggagatgagtgTGGAGAGGATCTGTGGAAGTATCCCCACCTCAGCTAGCTCCACTCTGCTGGCTGAGGACACGGACATGGGCGACGATGATTACGACATGGAGG GTGATGTggacgaggaggtggaggagatccTTCCCCAGCACCTACAGCCTGGAGCAGGCGCGGCAGGATCCTCGCCTCTGCCCTCCCCCCACAGCAGCCCCAGTCCCTCCCCGACCCACGGAGAACCATCGGCCCCCAGCAGACCCAGTCGTGCACAGCAACCCTCCCGACCATCGCAAG CTGATTTAAGTCCATCGTCAGTGAGGAGAGGAAGTTCAG GGCCTCCTGTTGACTTCCAGCCGGGTGCCCCCACATCTCTATGCCTGGAGCCCAAGCGTGCACCTCCCCCTCGTCCTAATGCACCTCCAGCCAGACCAGCACCCCCTCAACGTCCACCTCCACCTTCAG GAGGCATGAGCCCTCTTCCAGTTAGGAAGAACTCTGGAG CtcgaggagcagcaggagctccTGCGCCTGGAGGTTTCCCCAGACCG AATATCCCTCCTCGAGCCGGGGTGATCAGTATTCCCCCACAGTCTCGCCCACCACATCCTTCTCACCCAGGAGCACCTAGACCGATACCAGAAATGCATCCTGGAGCCCCCCGACCCATCCCGGACACCCATCCTGGAGCCCCTCGACCTGTGACCGGTGTCCTGGAGAAACCCACTGACCTGCCTTTGG GCCCTCCACTCTCAGGACCACTTCCTGCAGTGAGACCCCAGGCTCCATCAGAAATGCCGCCCCAACCTCCTGCCCCCTCAGTTCAGTCCCAGCTCCCACGACCGATCCAGCCCACACTTCAAGCTCCGCTCCAGCCGCAGCAGGCTGCAGCTCCCAAAGGAggatttcctcctgctgctgctgctgcagctgcctcccCTGCTGGGCCTCCGCAGGGTCTGGCCTCTCCCAAACCCCCACCACGTTCCCGCTCCTCTCACGTTCTGCCGCCTGATGACGCCAAGCCTGAGACGGCCCCAGCTGCACAG ACCAATGGACTGAATGGACTCCAAAACGAAGCACAATGGAAGCCTGACCCCTTCGAaacactcctctcctcctcttcctcctcctcctggcacACCACCCAGTCCCTGACCAGAGGCTCCTCTCTGCGAGCTCCCCCCTCTGTTCCTCCATCTACATTCTCCTCCAGCACTCTCCCCTCATCCTTCTCCCTGCAGCCCTCTGCTCTGTCAGACCTGCAAGCGCTCgattcatcctcctcttcctcgctctccaCCCCATCGCCACTTGCCTCCACCTTGCTACCGCCTCCTCCGGCCCCGTCTCGCAGTCGCTCGCAGGAAACGCTGCGTGCCTCCCCCTGCCCCTTCCCGACTGAGTCGCTTCCTGCCCGACCCAGCAGCACCAATCCCTTCACAGGTCCGCTCACACAGCTACATCGCTCGCTCACCCCGGACTTCAGCGTCCAGCGTCCAGGCCCGGCATCAAACCCTCAGAGGCCCATGCTTGCTCTCACTCAGCCACTCATTCCCACTCGTTGTCCAGCAATGGTCCCTGCAGCTGCACCCGCCTCCCAGCTCCAGGGGACAATGTCCCTTTTTGCACCTTCATCCATGCTCAGTCCTGCACCCCCGGCTCCCTTCACCCCCGACccatctcctgctcctgccTTGCCTCTGGCACCACCCTCCTCCATCCCACCTACCATTGCCCCTCGCttacaacctcctccaccgGGAGGCAACCCAACCAAGCAGTGGGTCACTTTCGACGATGATTTGGGTTTCTCAACCGCGACAAAAACACCACACATCCCCGTCGTCCCTTCCAATTCCCTTCTGCCCCAAACTCAGACTCCTCGCTCTGTGTTCGACTCGGAGCCCGACTGGTTATCCACGGCCCCTTCGGCATTCCCGACCCTCCCTCCTCCCGTCTCTACCAGAACTGCAACTGCTAACCCCAAACTCCCAGAGGGTCCCAGTGACAGCTGCTTCTTCCCCGGGGAGTCGACAGAAAGATAG
- the synj1 gene encoding synaptojanin-1 isoform X5 gives MAFSKGYRIYHKLDPPPYSVLVETRTREECLMFESGAVAVLSAAEKEAIKSTYSKIVDAYGILGVLRLNLGDSMLHSLVVVTGCSSVGKVQDSEVFRVTQTDFISLKNDPGDEDRIAEVRKVLNSGHFYFAWSSTGVSLDLSLNARRRILEDTTDNRFFWNQSLHLHLKHYGVNCEDWLLRLMCGGVEIRTIYAGHKQAKACIFSRLSSERAGTRFNVRGTNDDGQVANFVETEQVIFLDDRVSSFIQIRGSIPLFWEQPGIQLPDFFGQVGSHRVKLSRGFEANAPAFERHFTALRRLYGKQVIINLLGSKEGEHMLSKAFQSHLKASEHAGAVKMVNFDYHQNVKGGKADKLHSVLKPHVNKFVDECGFFYYSGESGITRTQGGTLRTNCLDCLDRTNSVQAYFALEMLPKQLEEMSLTEKPQLVARFQEVFRTMWSVNGDSVSKIYAGTGALDGKAKTGKLKDGARSVTRTIQNNFFDSSKQEAIDILRLGSTLNSDLADKARALLTTSSLYVTEPVLQSASPRVLLGMCQNYHKYTMPKQIRVCVGTWNVNGGKQFRSIAFRNQTLNDWLLDAPKKAGHPEFQDSKANPIDIFAIGFEEMVELNAGNIVSASTTNQKLWAAELQKNISRDHKYVLLASEQLVGVCLFVFIRPQHAPFIRDVAVDTVKTGMGGATGNKGGVAIRLLFHTTSICFVCSHFAAGQSQVKERNDDYSEITRRLSFPMGRLLYSHDYVFWCGDFNYRISLPNEEVKELIKQQSLEALTAGDQLLDQKNAGLVFRGFIEGKLDFAPTYKYDLFSEDYDTSEKCRTPAWTDRILWKRRKWNFDKTAEEMNIVGAASTSCENEEDPDNPWNPGTLKYYGRAELKTSDHRPVVAIMDVDILEVDPDARHQVYKDVIAMQGPPDGTILVSLCTSGPDDYFDDTLIDELLDKFAQFGEVILIRFVEEKMWVTFLEGYSALAALSLSASTVLGKVIDIRLKSSGWIKSLEEEMSVERICGSIPTSASSTLLAEDTDMGDDDYDMEGDVDEEVEEILPQHLQPGAGAAGSSPLPSPHSSPSPSPTHGEPSAPSRPSRAQQPSRPSQADLSPSSVRRGSSGPPVDFQPGAPTSLCLEPKRAPPPRPNAPPARPAPPQRPPPPSGGMSPLPVRKNSGAFQLDYGECPSPLLGRRGSEGPKSPALPRPSAAAARGAAGAPAPGGFPRPNIPPRAGVISIPPQSRPPHPSHPGAPRPIPEMHPGAPRPIPDTHPGAPRPVTGVLEKPTDLPLGPPLSGPLPAVRPQAPSEMPPQPPAPSVQSQLPRPIQPTLQAPLQPQQAAAPKGGFPPAAAAAAASPAGPPQGLASPKPPPRSRSSHVLPPDDAKPETAPAAQTNGLNGLQNEAQWKPDPFETLLSSSSSSSWHTTQSLTRGSSLRAPPSVPPSTFSSSTLPSSFSLQPSALSDLQALDSSSSSSLSTPSPLASTLLPPPPAPSRSRSQETLRASPCPFPTESLPARPSSTNPFTGPLTQLHRSLTPDFSVQRPGPASNPQRPMLALTQPLIPTRCPAMVPAAAPASQLQGTMSLFAPSSMLSPAPPAPFTPDPSPAPALPLAPPSSIPPTIAPRLQPPPPGGNPTKQWVTFDDDLGFSTATKTPHIPVVPSNSLLPQTQTPRSVFDSEPDWLSTAPSAFPTLPPPVSTRTATANPKLPEGPSDSCFFPGESTER, from the exons ATGGCTTTCAGCAAGGGATATCGCATTTACCACAAGCTGGACCCGCCCCCTTACAGTGTCCTAGTGGAAACAAGGACCAGGGAAGAATGTCTCATGTTTGAATCGGGGGCCGTCGCTGTTCTGT CggcagcagagaaagaggcCATTAAAAGTACCTACAGCAAGATAGTGGACGCCTATGGAATCCTGGGCGTCCTCCGCCTAAACTTGG GGGACTCCATGCTCCACAGTCTGGTGGTGGTGACAGGATGTAGCTCTGTGGGGAAGGTGCAGGACTCTGAGGTTTTCAgggtcacacagacagactttaTATCACTGAAGAATGATCCAGGAGACGAGGACCGGATCGCTGAGGTGCGAAAGGTCCTGAACTCAGGACACTTCTACTTTGCTTGGTCTTCCACTGGAGTCAGTTTGGACCTGAGTCTCAATGCACGTCGCAGGATCCTAGAAGATACTACAGACAACCGCTTCTTTTG GAACCAGTCTCTTCACCTGCACCTGAAACATTACGGAGTAAACTGTGAGGACTGGCTGTTGAGGCTGATGTGCGGCGGTGTGGAGATCAGGACCATCTATGCAGGTCACAAACAGGCCAAGGCCTGCATCTTCTCCCGCCTCAGCTCAGAGCGAGCCGGCACGCGATTTAATGTCCGGGGAACAAACGACGATGGACAGGTCGCCAACTTTGTGGAGACTGAACAG GTTATTTTCCTGGATGACAGAGTGTCCTCCTTCATACAGATCCGTGGGTCCATTCCTCTTTTCTGGGAACAGCCAGGAATCCag cTCCCAGACTTCTTTGGTCAG GTCGGCTCTCATCGTGTCAAACTCTCAAGGGGATTTGAGGCTAACGCACCAGCGTTCGAAAg acaCTTCACTGCACTGCGGAGGTTGTACGGTAAGCAGGTGATCATCAACCTGCTTGGGAGTAAGGAAGGAGAACACATGCTCAGTAAAGCGTTCCAG AGTCATCTAAAGGCGTCGGAACATGCGGGAGCAGTGAAGATGGTGAACTTTGACTACCACCAAAATGTGAAGGGAGGCAAAGCAGACAAACTTCACAGTGTCCTGAAACCCCACGTCAACAAGTTTGTAGACGAGTGCGGGTTCTTCTATTACTCTGGAGAGTCCGGCATCACAAG GACTCAGGGTGGGACCCTCAGGACCAACTGCCTGGACTGTCTGGACAGAACTAACAGTGTACAAGCCTATTTCGCCCTCGAG ATGCTGCCgaagcagctggaggaaatGAGTCTGACGGAGAAACCCCAGCTGGTGGCCCGGTTCCAGGAGGTGTTCAGGACCATGTGGTCGGTCAATGGAGATTCCGTCAGTAAGATCTATGCAGGCACCGGGGCTCTGGACGGGAAGGCCAAG acTGGGAAGCTGAAAGACGGAGCTCGCTCTGTGACGAGGACCATCCAGAACAACTTCTTCGACAGTTCTAAGCAAGAGGCGATCGACATCCTGAGACTGGGCTCCACACTCAACAGTGATTTGGCGGATAAAGCTCGGGCCTTGCTCACCACTTCCAGTCTTTATG TCACTGAGCCCGTCTTACAATCAG CCTCCCCAAGGGTATTGCTGGGAATGTGTCAGAACTACCATAAATACACAATGCCCAAGCAGATCCGGGTGTGTGTCGGCACCTGGAATGTGAACGGGGGTAAACAGTTTCGCAGCATTGCTTTCCGCAACCAGACGCTCAACGACTGGCTGCTTGATGCTCCAAAGAAGGCGGGGCATCCTGAGTTCCAGG ACAGCAAAGCCAACCCCATAGATATATTTGCCATCGGTTTTGAGGAAATGGTTGAACTGAATGCCGGCAACATCGTCAGTGCCAG CACCACGAACCAGAAGCTGTGGGCAGCTGAGCTCCAAAAAAACATCTCACGGGACCACAAATACGTTCTACTGGCTTCAGAGCAGCTGGTGggagtgtgtctgtttgttttcatccgCCCACAGCATGCGCCCTTCATCAG GGATGTGGCCGTGGACACTGTAAAAACTGGAATGGGCGGAGCCACAGGCAATAAAGGTGGTGTTGCCATCCGCCTCCTGTTCCACACCACCAGCATCTGCTTTGTCTGCTCCCACTTCGCTGCTGGCCAATCACAGGTCAAGGAGAGGAATGACGACTACAGTGAGATCACGCGCAGGCTCAGCTTTCCCatg GGTCGTCTGCTGTACTCGCACGATTATGTGTTCTGGTGCGGAGACTTTAACTATCGCATCAGCCTGCCCAACGAGGAAGTGAAAGAACTCATCAAACAGCAGAGCTTGGAAGCCTTGACAGCTGGAGACCAGTTGTTGGATCAGAAGAATGCTGGTTTG GTCTTCCGAGGTTTTATCGAGGGAAAGTTAGATTTTGCTCCCACCTATAAGTATGACCTCTTCTCGGAAGATTATGACACTAGCGAGAAGTGCCGCACACCAGCCTGGACTGACCGTATActctggaagaggaggaagtggaactTTGACAAAACGG CTGAGGAGATGAATATAGTTGGTGCAGCTTCTACATCTTGTGAGAATGAGGAGGATCCAGACAACCCTTGGAACCCCGGCACTCTGAAGTACTATGGCAGGGCTGAGCTTAAGACCTCAGACCACAG GCCTGTGGTGGCGATAATGGACGTGGACATCCTGGAGGTCGACCCAGATGCTCGGCACCAGGTTTACAAAGATGTCATTGCCATGCAGGGGCCTCCAGACGGAACCATCCTAGTGTCGCTCTGCACCTCCGGCCCTGACGACTACTTTGACGATACGCTCATAGACGAGCTGCTGGACAAGTTTGCTCAGTTTGGAGAGGTCATCCTCATCAG GTTTGTCGAGGAGAAGATGTGGGTGACTTTCCTGGAAGGTTACTCTGCTCTCGCTGCTCTTTCGCTCAGTGCTTCCACT GTCCTTGGCAAAGTGATTGACATCCGTCTGAAGAGTTCAGGCTGGATCAAgagtctggaggaggagatgagtgTGGAGAGGATCTGTGGAAGTATCCCCACCTCAGCTAGCTCCACTCTGCTGGCTGAGGACACGGACATGGGCGACGATGATTACGACATGGAGG GTGATGTggacgaggaggtggaggagatccTTCCCCAGCACCTACAGCCTGGAGCAGGCGCGGCAGGATCCTCGCCTCTGCCCTCCCCCCACAGCAGCCCCAGTCCCTCCCCGACCCACGGAGAACCATCGGCCCCCAGCAGACCCAGTCGTGCACAGCAACCCTCCCGACCATCGCAAG CTGATTTAAGTCCATCGTCAGTGAGGAGAGGAAGTTCAG GGCCTCCTGTTGACTTCCAGCCGGGTGCCCCCACATCTCTATGCCTGGAGCCCAAGCGTGCACCTCCCCCTCGTCCTAATGCACCTCCAGCCAGACCAGCACCCCCTCAACGTCCACCTCCACCTTCAG GAGGCATGAGCCCTCTTCCAGTTAGGAAGAACTCTGGAG CTTTTCAACTTG ACTATGGCGAGTGTCCCAGCCCTCTGCTCGGTAGGAGAGGCAGTGAAG GACCAAAAAGCCCGGCTCTTCCTCggccctctgctgctgcag CtcgaggagcagcaggagctccTGCGCCTGGAGGTTTCCCCAGACCG AATATCCCTCCTCGAGCCGGGGTGATCAGTATTCCCCCACAGTCTCGCCCACCACATCCTTCTCACCCAGGAGCACCTAGACCGATACCAGAAATGCATCCTGGAGCCCCCCGACCCATCCCGGACACCCATCCTGGAGCCCCTCGACCTGTGACCGGTGTCCTGGAGAAACCCACTGACCTGCCTTTGG GCCCTCCACTCTCAGGACCACTTCCTGCAGTGAGACCCCAGGCTCCATCAGAAATGCCGCCCCAACCTCCTGCCCCCTCAGTTCAGTCCCAGCTCCCACGACCGATCCAGCCCACACTTCAAGCTCCGCTCCAGCCGCAGCAGGCTGCAGCTCCCAAAGGAggatttcctcctgctgctgctgctgcagctgcctcccCTGCTGGGCCTCCGCAGGGTCTGGCCTCTCCCAAACCCCCACCACGTTCCCGCTCCTCTCACGTTCTGCCGCCTGATGACGCCAAGCCTGAGACGGCCCCAGCTGCACAG ACCAATGGACTGAATGGACTCCAAAACGAAGCACAATGGAAGCCTGACCCCTTCGAaacactcctctcctcctcttcctcctcctcctggcacACCACCCAGTCCCTGACCAGAGGCTCCTCTCTGCGAGCTCCCCCCTCTGTTCCTCCATCTACATTCTCCTCCAGCACTCTCCCCTCATCCTTCTCCCTGCAGCCCTCTGCTCTGTCAGACCTGCAAGCGCTCgattcatcctcctcttcctcgctctccaCCCCATCGCCACTTGCCTCCACCTTGCTACCGCCTCCTCCGGCCCCGTCTCGCAGTCGCTCGCAGGAAACGCTGCGTGCCTCCCCCTGCCCCTTCCCGACTGAGTCGCTTCCTGCCCGACCCAGCAGCACCAATCCCTTCACAGGTCCGCTCACACAGCTACATCGCTCGCTCACCCCGGACTTCAGCGTCCAGCGTCCAGGCCCGGCATCAAACCCTCAGAGGCCCATGCTTGCTCTCACTCAGCCACTCATTCCCACTCGTTGTCCAGCAATGGTCCCTGCAGCTGCACCCGCCTCCCAGCTCCAGGGGACAATGTCCCTTTTTGCACCTTCATCCATGCTCAGTCCTGCACCCCCGGCTCCCTTCACCCCCGACccatctcctgctcctgccTTGCCTCTGGCACCACCCTCCTCCATCCCACCTACCATTGCCCCTCGCttacaacctcctccaccgGGAGGCAACCCAACCAAGCAGTGGGTCACTTTCGACGATGATTTGGGTTTCTCAACCGCGACAAAAACACCACACATCCCCGTCGTCCCTTCCAATTCCCTTCTGCCCCAAACTCAGACTCCTCGCTCTGTGTTCGACTCGGAGCCCGACTGGTTATCCACGGCCCCTTCGGCATTCCCGACCCTCCCTCCTCCCGTCTCTACCAGAACTGCAACTGCTAACCCCAAACTCCCAGAGGGTCCCAGTGACAGCTGCTTCTTCCCCGGGGAGTCGACAGAAAGATAG